In Hymenobacter gelipurpurascens, one DNA window encodes the following:
- the tgt gene encoding tRNA guanosine(34) transglycosylase Tgt, producing MTFDLVTQDPHTKARAGVVHTDHGTIETPIFMPVGTAGTVKAVQQRDLKDDIQAQIILGNTYHLYLRPGLEVLSKAGGLHKFNGWDKPILTDSGGYQVYSLSGTRKIKEEGVKFRSHIDGSQHLFSPEGVMDIQRTIGADIIMAFDECTPWPCEYDYASRSLDMTHRWLKRCIQRFDSTEGHYGYSQTLFPIVQGSTFKDLRVKSAEFIAEQGREGNAIGGLSVGEPAEMMYEMTEIVCDILPQDKPRYLMGVGTPANILENIALGVDMFDCVMPTRNARNGMLFTTQGIMNISNKKWADDFEPIDAELGGYVSTFYSRAYVRHLFHSKEMLGPQIASIHNLSFYLWLVKQAREQILAGTFREWKEKMVKQVMTRL from the coding sequence ATGACCTTCGACTTAGTTACCCAAGATCCGCATACCAAAGCCCGGGCCGGCGTGGTGCACACTGACCACGGCACCATTGAAACCCCAATTTTCATGCCCGTGGGCACGGCTGGCACCGTGAAAGCCGTGCAGCAGCGCGACCTCAAAGACGATATTCAGGCCCAGATTATTCTCGGCAACACGTACCACCTGTACCTGCGTCCTGGCCTAGAGGTGCTCAGCAAGGCAGGTGGCCTACACAAGTTCAACGGCTGGGATAAACCAATCCTGACGGACTCGGGCGGGTACCAGGTGTACTCACTCAGCGGTACGCGCAAGATCAAGGAGGAAGGCGTAAAATTCCGCTCTCACATTGATGGCTCACAGCACCTGTTCTCGCCCGAGGGCGTGATGGACATTCAGCGTACCATCGGGGCCGATATCATCATGGCCTTTGATGAGTGCACCCCCTGGCCCTGTGAGTACGACTACGCCTCCCGCTCCCTCGACATGACGCACCGCTGGCTCAAGCGCTGCATCCAGCGCTTCGACAGCACCGAGGGCCACTACGGCTACTCTCAAACTCTCTTCCCGATTGTGCAGGGCTCCACGTTCAAAGACTTGCGTGTGAAGTCGGCGGAGTTTATTGCCGAGCAGGGCCGCGAGGGCAACGCCATCGGGGGCCTGAGCGTGGGCGAACCCGCCGAGATGATGTACGAGATGACGGAAATCGTCTGCGACATTCTGCCCCAGGACAAGCCGCGCTACCTCATGGGCGTAGGCACGCCGGCCAACATCCTCGAAAACATTGCGCTGGGCGTGGATATGTTCGACTGCGTGATGCCCACCCGCAATGCCCGCAACGGCATGCTGTTCACTACGCAGGGCATCATGAACATCAGCAACAAGAAATGGGCCGATGATTTCGAGCCGATTGATGCTGAACTGGGCGGTTATGTAAGCACGTTCTACTCCCGGGCCTACGTGCGCCACCTGTTCCATAGCAAGGAGATGCTGGGCCCCCAGATTGCCTCTATCCATAACCTAAGTTTCTACCTGTGGCTGGTAAAGCAAGCGCGGGAGCAGATTCTGGCTGGCACCTTCCGTGAGTGGAAGGAGAAGATGGTGAAGCAGGTAATGACACGATTGTAG
- a CDS encoding LptF/LptG family permease: MLKLLDKYILKKFLTAFFFTVVLLVSVICVIDFTEKNDDFIQHDLGAWQIISEYYVNLFPYFANLLSPITVFIAVVFVTAQLASRTEVVAMLASGISFKRFLLPYVMGSAILGLLTMAMTGWLIPIANKTRVQFEKAYIKNPYRFSGRNVHIRIGPDSYAFMESYDNVNNVGYKFALETVDGTLLKRRLTAEAISWDSTKRAWKLTPQLLRTFNGEKETLKSLPARDTTLNLYPKDFASTYRLAETLTLPELNRYIQQKIDRGADDTQLYLSEKYERYAYPYAMFILTVIGVIMSARKSRAGVGGQIALGFVLAFVFIIFVILSRNLASVGTLPPLLAAWVPSIVFTCIGLILYRVVPQ; the protein is encoded by the coding sequence ATGCTAAAGCTCCTCGATAAATATATTCTGAAGAAGTTTCTCACCGCGTTCTTCTTCACGGTGGTGTTGCTGGTGTCAGTTATCTGCGTGATTGACTTCACGGAGAAAAACGACGACTTCATTCAGCACGATCTGGGGGCGTGGCAGATTATCTCGGAGTACTACGTGAACCTGTTTCCGTACTTCGCCAACCTGCTCTCCCCCATCACGGTATTTATTGCGGTGGTATTCGTGACGGCGCAGCTCGCGTCGCGCACAGAGGTAGTGGCCATGCTGGCGTCGGGCATTAGCTTCAAGCGGTTTTTGCTGCCCTACGTGATGGGTAGCGCCATTCTAGGCCTGCTCACGATGGCCATGACGGGCTGGCTGATTCCGATTGCCAACAAAACCCGCGTGCAGTTCGAGAAGGCCTACATCAAGAACCCCTACCGTTTCAGTGGGCGCAACGTGCACATCCGCATCGGCCCCGACTCCTATGCTTTCATGGAGAGCTACGACAACGTGAACAACGTGGGCTACAAGTTTGCGCTGGAAACCGTAGATGGCACCTTGCTCAAGCGTCGCCTCACGGCCGAAGCTATCAGCTGGGACTCTACCAAACGCGCCTGGAAGCTCACGCCGCAGCTGCTGCGAACCTTCAATGGCGAAAAGGAAACCCTCAAAAGCCTGCCCGCCCGCGACACCACACTCAACCTCTACCCCAAGGATTTCGCCAGCACTTACCGCCTCGCCGAAACCCTGACACTGCCTGAACTCAACCGCTACATTCAGCAGAAAATCGACCGCGGCGCCGACGATACGCAGCTCTATCTCAGCGAGAAATATGAGCGCTACGCCTATCCCTACGCCATGTTTATCCTCACGGTGATTGGGGTAATTATGAGCGCGCGCAAAAGCCGTGCGGGTGTGGGTGGGCAGATTGCGCTCGGCTTTGTGCTGGCTTTCGTGTTCATCATCTTCGTGATTCTGAGCCGCAATCTGGCCTCCGTGGGTACCTTGCCGCCGCTGCTGGCCGCCTGGGTTCCCAGCATCGTGTTTACCTGTATCGGCCTGATACTCTACCGCGTCGTTCCTCAATAA
- a CDS encoding DMT family transporter, producing the protein MLKDYLRLHFIVLLWGFTAILGKLISVPPVELVFWRTLLASAGMALLLAARRQEWRISGVEVAKLLGVGAMVAVHWITFFLAARLSSVSVCLAGMATLALWTSLLEPLLLWRRIRFYEVGLGLLTMVGLYLVSQAELDQMAGLLVAILSAGLSALFSVLNSTLVKRHPPLRLTFYEMSGACLSIALFFPIYSRYFTNGSGLQLALHGFDWLWLLLLAGGCTVYAFSTSVELMKRLSAFVINLTINLEPVYGILLAVLIFGSQEKMSTGFYLGTVVILFSVLIHPVIDQWNKRRLRKPEPVEAVI; encoded by the coding sequence ATGCTAAAAGACTACCTCCGTTTGCATTTCATTGTGTTGCTCTGGGGCTTCACGGCCATTTTGGGCAAGCTCATTTCGGTGCCGCCGGTGGAGTTGGTTTTCTGGCGGACGCTGCTGGCCTCGGCAGGTATGGCTTTGCTGCTGGCAGCGCGGCGCCAGGAGTGGCGCATTTCGGGCGTAGAGGTGGCCAAGCTCTTAGGTGTGGGGGCCATGGTAGCGGTGCACTGGATTACCTTTTTCCTGGCGGCGCGCCTGTCGTCCGTGAGCGTGTGCCTGGCCGGCATGGCCACCCTGGCCCTCTGGACCTCGTTGCTGGAGCCGTTGCTGCTCTGGCGGCGGATACGCTTTTATGAGGTAGGCCTAGGCCTGCTCACGATGGTAGGCCTGTACCTGGTATCGCAGGCCGAGCTAGACCAGATGGCGGGCCTCCTGGTAGCCATCCTGTCGGCGGGCTTGTCGGCGCTGTTCAGCGTGCTGAACTCGACGCTGGTGAAGCGCCACCCCCCGCTGCGGCTCACATTTTATGAGATGAGCGGCGCCTGCCTAAGCATCGCGCTGTTCTTCCCGATCTATAGCCGTTATTTCACCAATGGCAGTGGCCTACAACTGGCGCTCCATGGTTTCGACTGGCTGTGGCTGCTACTGCTGGCGGGCGGCTGCACGGTGTATGCTTTCTCTACTTCGGTAGAGCTCATGAAACGCCTCTCGGCTTTTGTTATCAACCTGACCATCAACCTAGAGCCGGTATATGGCATTTTGCTGGCCGTATTGATCTTCGGTTCTCAGGAAAAAATGTCAACTGGCTTCTATCTAGGCACCGTGGTAATCCTATTCAGTGTACTCATCCATCCAGTTATCGACCAGTGGAATAAGCGCCGCCTGCGCAAGCCGGAGCCCGTGGAAGCCGTTATTTGA
- the ispE gene encoding 4-(cytidine 5'-diphospho)-2-C-methyl-D-erythritol kinase, which translates to MLVFPNAKLNLGLYITGQRPDGFRNLESVFVPLPWTDALEVLPAAETSLALTGIPIPGEPATNLCLRAYELLKADFNLPPVQMHLHKLVPIGAGLGGGSGDAAFALRALNDLFKLALSTDALQAYARRLGSDCAFFIRNQPVFAYEKGDVFEDISLDLTGVACKVVYPGLHISTAEAYSRVTARPPRHDLRTALAQPLETWRDTVSNDFEEALTPIYPVLGEIKQALYAAGAAYASLSGSGSAVYGLFPGQEVPPKLALPAEYKVWDGRL; encoded by the coding sequence ATGCTCGTTTTCCCCAACGCCAAGCTCAATCTGGGCCTCTACATCACCGGGCAGCGGCCCGATGGCTTCCGCAACCTCGAATCGGTGTTTGTGCCGCTGCCCTGGACCGATGCGCTGGAGGTGCTTCCCGCCGCCGAAACCAGCCTGGCCCTCACCGGCATTCCAATTCCTGGCGAACCGGCTACCAACCTCTGCTTACGCGCCTACGAGCTATTGAAGGCCGATTTCAACCTGCCGCCCGTGCAGATGCACCTGCACAAATTGGTGCCTATCGGGGCAGGCCTAGGCGGTGGCTCCGGTGATGCCGCTTTCGCGCTGCGGGCCCTCAACGACTTATTCAAGCTGGCACTTTCTACGGATGCTCTGCAGGCCTACGCACGGCGCCTAGGTTCCGACTGTGCCTTTTTTATCCGCAACCAACCTGTTTTCGCTTACGAGAAAGGCGACGTGTTTGAGGATATCAGCTTGGATTTAACGGGTGTGGCCTGCAAGGTGGTGTACCCTGGCCTACACATCAGCACGGCAGAGGCCTACAGCCGCGTGACGGCCCGCCCGCCGCGTCACGACTTGCGCACTGCCCTGGCTCAACCTTTGGAAACCTGGCGTGATACGGTCAGCAATGATTTTGAGGAGGCCCTGACACCCATTTATCCTGTGCTCGGTGAAATCAAGCAAGCGCTGTATGCGGCTGGCGCAGCTTATGCCAGTTTATCAGGATCTGGCTCGGCGGTGTATGGGCTGTTCCCAGGCCAGGAAGTGCCGCCTAAACTCGCGCTGCCCGCAGAGTACAAGGTTTGGGACGGCCGACTGTAG
- a CDS encoding sugar transferase: protein MISAPSASWYARYGKRLLDVALAAPLLVLALPLLLPVALALAGQNHGAWLFRQRRPGLHGRSFVLVKLQTMTSQRDALGHLLPDADRLTRLGRWVRATSLDELPQLWNVLRGDISLVGPRPLLEQYLPLYSPEQARRHEVRPGITGWAQVNGRNAISWEQKFALDVWYVDHLSFLLDLRILWLTAARVFSAAGVTAPGQATTTAFTGSPSGTDHSPLL, encoded by the coding sequence ATGATTTCCGCCCCATCTGCTTCCTGGTACGCCCGCTACGGCAAGCGCCTGCTCGATGTGGCTCTGGCCGCGCCGCTGCTGGTGCTGGCCCTGCCGCTGTTGCTGCCGGTAGCGCTGGCGCTGGCCGGGCAGAACCACGGAGCCTGGCTGTTTCGGCAGCGCCGGCCTGGCCTACACGGCCGCAGCTTCGTGCTGGTTAAGCTCCAAACCATGACCTCCCAACGGGACGCGCTAGGCCACCTCCTGCCCGACGCCGACCGCCTGACGCGCCTGGGCCGCTGGGTGCGCGCCACGTCTTTGGATGAGCTGCCCCAACTTTGGAACGTGCTGCGCGGCGACATTAGCTTGGTAGGTCCTAGGCCACTCTTGGAGCAGTATCTACCGCTTTACTCGCCTGAGCAGGCGCGCCGCCACGAGGTACGGCCGGGCATTACGGGCTGGGCTCAGGTAAATGGGCGCAACGCCATTTCCTGGGAGCAGAAGTTTGCCCTGGATGTGTGGTACGTGGACCATCTCAGTTTTCTCCTCGATTTGCGTATTCTGTGGCTTACCGCTGCCCGCGTATTTAGTGCCGCTGGCGTTACGGCACCCGGCCAGGCCACTACCACGGCCTTCACCGGCTCGCCTTCGGGCACTGATCATTCTCCCTTGCTATGA
- a CDS encoding acetyltransferase → MTTTSASESTVPLSASPLPQLVILGAGGLGREVLVLARQINEVQPTWEIKGFYDDQSPVAPTIHGLPYLGTSADLNAIQEPLQVVIAVGNGQSRAKLVNKLTSPLITYATLVHPGVACRPYQQLQIGAGCIIGQGCILTCDIRLGHHVLLNLGCTIGHDAVLEDFCSLMPHANVGGEAHLETGVYLGTNATIINQVRVGARTIIGAGAVAVRDVPADCTAVGVPAQVIKRHAF, encoded by the coding sequence ATGACGACGACTTCCGCATCAGAATCGACTGTACCTCTATCCGCTAGTCCCCTGCCGCAGCTGGTTATTCTGGGAGCCGGGGGCCTGGGCCGGGAGGTGTTGGTGCTGGCTCGCCAGATAAATGAGGTGCAGCCTACGTGGGAAATCAAAGGATTCTACGACGACCAGTCACCAGTCGCACCTACCATTCATGGCCTACCCTACCTTGGCACTTCCGCTGATCTGAATGCTATTCAAGAGCCGCTGCAGGTAGTAATAGCTGTGGGTAACGGACAGAGCCGCGCCAAACTGGTCAATAAACTCACTTCTCCCTTAATCACCTATGCCACACTGGTGCACCCTGGCGTCGCCTGCCGGCCGTATCAGCAGTTGCAGATTGGGGCCGGCTGCATTATCGGGCAGGGCTGTATTCTTACCTGTGATATTCGGCTAGGCCACCACGTACTGCTTAACCTGGGCTGTACCATTGGGCATGATGCCGTGCTGGAGGATTTCTGCTCCCTGATGCCTCACGCCAATGTGGGCGGTGAAGCGCATCTGGAAACGGGCGTGTACCTGGGCACAAATGCCACCATCATAAACCAGGTACGTGTAGGAGCGCGCACTATTATTGGGGCCGGAGCCGTAGCCGTACGTGATGTCCCTGCCGATTGCACAGCGGTAGGTGTGCCGGCCCAGGTGATTAAACGACACGCTTTTTAG
- a CDS encoding DegT/DnrJ/EryC1/StrS family aminotransferase, which yields MRSQDYDRIFLSPPHLGRHELNYLHKAIEDNWVAPAGPNLDGFERDICEFTGAPHCVALTSGTAAIHLGLRLLGVGPGDEVLCPSFTFVATANPILYLGATPVFVDSEADTWNICPERLREAIEDRMRQGRKPKALILVHLYGMPAKLSEIVALAAEYTIPVLEDAAEALGSRFDGRPLGTFTQVGVFSFNGNKILTTSGGGALVTNDKQWAQRTRFWATQAKDEAPYYQHSDMGYNYRLSNLLAGIGRGQMELLEDRVKKRREIYLWYKNNLQDIPGLILSQTEPTGSRSNRWLTTVLLDPAQTSTTPEELRLHLETHNVESRPLWKPLHLQPLYATAPMYGGPVCEQLFAQGLCLPSGSSLSEADLHRIASAIREAVQPLPS from the coding sequence ATGCGCAGTCAGGATTACGACCGAATTTTTCTTTCCCCGCCCCATTTGGGCCGCCACGAACTAAACTACCTGCACAAAGCCATTGAAGACAACTGGGTAGCGCCGGCTGGCCCAAACCTGGATGGCTTTGAGCGCGACATCTGCGAGTTTACCGGTGCCCCACACTGTGTGGCTCTCACCTCGGGCACGGCCGCCATTCATCTGGGCCTACGGCTACTGGGCGTGGGCCCCGGCGATGAGGTGCTGTGCCCCTCGTTCACGTTTGTAGCCACGGCCAATCCCATTCTGTATTTGGGTGCCACGCCGGTTTTTGTAGATAGCGAGGCCGATACCTGGAACATCTGCCCAGAGCGCCTGCGCGAAGCCATTGAAGACCGAATGCGCCAAGGTCGCAAGCCCAAAGCGCTTATCCTGGTACACCTCTACGGCATGCCGGCCAAGCTCTCTGAAATTGTGGCACTGGCCGCTGAGTACACTATTCCGGTTCTGGAAGATGCCGCCGAAGCCCTAGGCTCGCGCTTCGATGGCCGCCCGCTAGGCACTTTTACCCAGGTTGGCGTATTTTCTTTCAACGGCAATAAAATCCTGACCACAAGTGGTGGTGGCGCCCTCGTCACCAACGACAAGCAGTGGGCACAACGCACCCGTTTCTGGGCTACGCAGGCCAAGGATGAGGCACCCTACTACCAGCATTCCGATATGGGGTACAATTACCGCCTCAGCAATCTGCTGGCAGGAATTGGCCGAGGCCAGATGGAGTTGCTGGAAGACCGGGTAAAAAAGCGTCGGGAAATATACCTCTGGTATAAGAACAACCTCCAGGATATACCTGGCCTGATACTTAGCCAGACGGAACCGACCGGCAGCCGCTCCAACCGTTGGCTTACTACCGTGCTGCTCGACCCCGCGCAAACCAGCACAACGCCCGAAGAACTACGCCTGCACTTAGAGACGCACAATGTAGAAAGCCGCCCCCTATGGAAGCCGCTGCACTTGCAGCCGCTGTATGCAACGGCTCCCATGTACGGCGGTCCTGTCTGCGAACAACTGTTTGCCCAGGGCCTTTGCCTGCCTTCTGGCTCATCTCTGAGCGAAGCTGACTTGCACCGAATAGCCAGCGCCATCCGAGAAGCAGTACAGCCATTGCCCAGCTAG
- a CDS encoding trans-sulfuration enzyme family protein, with translation MEIHPKITPIYQTSVFKFEDLNELEQYFGEPGSRYLYSRNGNPNSDELAEAVNRLEGGAGAIATGSGMAAIFAALLAFCQAGDHVLCAADIYGGSSSLLNSELSRMGITVTYVPFEQLYDLGQYVQPTTRLLLAETLSNPLLRVADLRRLATECHSHGLKLVVDNTFASPILTKPIGLGADITLHSVTKYISGHSDVTAGVVVAAEAETAARLKQIGVIYGLTLSPMESWLAVRGLKTLRIRMREHSRNALAIAEFLEGHPAVRAVYYPGLATHPQHALAQAQGIGLFGGMMSFLLADDTAVVNRFMQRCQRFPFAPSLAGVDSSQSYPLGTSHRYLTPEQQEGLGITVGLIRLSVGIEPVEELLEDLRQALEN, from the coding sequence ATGGAAATCCACCCCAAAATCACCCCGATTTACCAAACCTCCGTCTTTAAGTTCGAGGACCTGAATGAGTTGGAACAGTACTTCGGGGAGCCGGGGAGCCGGTACCTCTACTCACGGAACGGCAACCCCAACTCCGATGAGTTGGCCGAAGCGGTAAACCGATTAGAAGGCGGGGCAGGAGCCATTGCCACCGGCTCTGGTATGGCAGCCATTTTTGCGGCTTTGCTGGCCTTTTGCCAAGCCGGCGACCATGTGCTGTGTGCCGCTGATATCTATGGGGGCTCCTCCAGCTTGCTGAACTCTGAGCTGAGCCGCATGGGCATCACGGTAACTTACGTCCCATTTGAGCAACTCTATGATCTAGGCCAGTATGTGCAGCCCACCACGCGCCTGCTGCTGGCCGAAACGCTCAGCAACCCGCTGCTGCGCGTTGCCGACCTGCGCCGGCTGGCGACGGAGTGCCATAGTCACGGCCTGAAGCTGGTAGTGGATAACACGTTTGCCTCGCCCATACTCACTAAACCGATAGGCCTAGGAGCTGATATTACGCTGCACAGTGTCACGAAGTATATTTCCGGCCACTCCGATGTCACGGCGGGCGTAGTAGTGGCCGCCGAGGCAGAAACAGCGGCCCGGCTCAAGCAAATCGGTGTTATCTATGGCCTGACGTTGAGCCCCATGGAAAGCTGGCTGGCTGTGCGGGGCCTCAAGACGCTGCGAATCAGGATGCGCGAACACAGCCGCAATGCGCTGGCTATTGCCGAGTTTCTGGAAGGACATCCGGCTGTGCGGGCGGTATACTACCCTGGCCTAGCTACGCATCCGCAGCATGCATTGGCTCAAGCGCAAGGTATAGGCCTGTTTGGGGGAATGATGTCGTTTCTGCTGGCTGATGATACCGCTGTAGTCAACCGGTTTATGCAGCGTTGTCAGCGCTTCCCGTTTGCGCCTTCATTGGCGGGAGTCGATTCTTCTCAGTCCTATCCGTTGGGCACCTCGCACCGCTACCTTACACCAGAGCAGCAGGAAGGCCTAGGCATCACGGTAGGCCTTATTCGCCTGTCCGTTGGGATTGAGCCGGTGGAAGAACTGCTGGAAGACCTACGGCAAGCGCTGGAAAACTAG